A section of the Pirellulales bacterium genome encodes:
- a CDS encoding ECF-type sigma factor, whose translation MGQASENSVTHWLQSLRQGNSLAAEHLWDRYFNRVVSLAENQLPSHQRRASDGEDVALSVLDTLIRGAAKGHFPNLHDRRDLWCLLFAITKQKVTDLKRYEGRKKRGGGSVRGASALNGSSASDVILTLDDLCGDDPTPDFIVALEEEHRQLMTLLRNDILRQIAAATLEGYATQEIANRLQISVRAVQRKLNVIRTAWSRVLVVS comes from the coding sequence TGGCAGCGGAACACCTTTGGGACAGATACTTCAACCGAGTCGTTTCGCTGGCTGAGAATCAATTGCCGTCGCACCAACGGCGTGCATCCGACGGGGAAGATGTGGCCCTTAGCGTACTAGACACGTTAATACGTGGCGCGGCTAAAGGACACTTTCCAAACCTGCACGATCGACGAGACTTGTGGTGTTTGCTGTTTGCGATCACCAAGCAAAAAGTAACCGATCTAAAGCGCTACGAAGGACGCAAGAAGCGCGGGGGCGGCTCCGTGCGGGGCGCTTCCGCCCTGAACGGCAGCTCTGCATCCGATGTGATTTTGACACTCGACGATCTATGTGGTGACGATCCAACCCCCGATTTTATTGTCGCCCTAGAAGAAGAGCACCGCCAGTTAATGACACTCTTGCGAAACGATATACTCCGTCAAATTGCGGCAGCGACCCTTGAGGGTTATGCCACTCAGGAGATTGCAAACCGCCTACAGATCTCCGTCCGAGCCGTGCAGCGCAAGCTGAATGTGATCCGTACGGCATGGTCTCGGGTCCTTGTCGTAAGCTAA